The following proteins are encoded in a genomic region of Natrinema sp. DC36:
- a CDS encoding lamin tail domain-containing protein, translating into MMRRRLLSVLIVIVLVTLAGCGGVISDESTSPDETTGPTPESPGETRDERTGSPNGTLSVTFINVGQGSSTLIVGPTNETMLIDSGDWSDDGEDVLASLKKHNIDRIDSLVTTHADADHIGGHEAVIDYFETEGDGIGAVYDSGITSTSQTYEGYLDAIDEHNVTLYETRAGDPIPFEGVETQVLAPPEGYIADGDRNENSIVLRLGFGRSSFLLPGDGGTTSEQFLVDEYGAGLNATVLSAGHHGSQSSSGSQFLDVTDPHIAVVSSAYDSQYGHPHESVLDRFSQQSIRTYWTATHGNVRLTSNGSAITVATQRDAPTAPLALRDGEPIEPGVDDDLQIRTVISITESTTAPAVPDGGTETDPTEPTEPTEKAGALSIATIHEDASGDESDNLNDEYIVFENTGDQPLELAGWSVADEADHTYTFPSEFALDPGAQVTLHTGSGTDSSSGLYWDSGRAIWNNDGDTVTVRNDSGTVVLEEEY; encoded by the coding sequence ATGATGCGGAGGCGGCTCCTCAGCGTACTCATCGTTATCGTCCTCGTCACTCTCGCAGGGTGTGGTGGAGTGATCAGTGACGAATCCACGTCGCCGGATGAAACGACGGGGCCAACACCTGAATCGCCGGGTGAGACACGGGACGAGCGAACGGGGAGTCCGAACGGAACCCTGTCGGTCACGTTCATCAATGTGGGCCAAGGCTCGAGTACGCTGATCGTCGGCCCGACGAACGAGACGATGCTCATCGACTCGGGGGACTGGTCTGACGACGGCGAAGACGTGCTCGCCTCTCTCAAGAAGCACAATATCGATCGAATCGACTCCCTCGTGACGACACACGCCGACGCGGATCATATCGGCGGCCACGAGGCCGTCATCGACTACTTCGAGACGGAAGGCGATGGAATCGGCGCCGTGTACGATTCCGGGATCACGTCGACGTCCCAGACCTATGAGGGATATCTGGATGCGATCGACGAACACAACGTGACGTTGTACGAGACGCGAGCGGGTGACCCGATTCCGTTCGAGGGGGTCGAAACGCAAGTGCTCGCGCCGCCTGAGGGGTATATCGCGGACGGTGATCGAAACGAGAACAGTATCGTCCTTCGGCTCGGCTTCGGCCGCTCGAGCTTCCTGCTTCCCGGGGACGGAGGGACGACCAGTGAGCAGTTCCTCGTCGACGAATACGGGGCCGGCCTCAACGCGACGGTCTTGAGTGCCGGCCATCACGGGAGTCAATCGAGTTCGGGAAGCCAGTTCCTCGACGTCACCGACCCGCACATCGCCGTCGTCTCGAGCGCGTACGACTCCCAGTACGGCCATCCCCACGAATCGGTCCTCGATCGGTTTTCCCAGCAGTCGATTCGTACCTACTGGACGGCGACGCACGGAAACGTCCGGTTGACGAGCAACGGGTCCGCGATCACGGTCGCGACCCAGCGCGATGCACCGACTGCGCCGCTGGCACTTCGAGACGGGGAGCCGATCGAACCCGGTGTCGATGATGATCTCCAGATTCGGACAGTGATCTCGATTACGGAGTCGACGACAGCACCGGCCGTGCCCGATGGTGGAACGGAAACCGACCCAACAGAGCCGACAGAGCCGACAGAGAAAGCGGGAGCGTTGTCGATCGCCACGATCCACGAGGACGCCTCCGGGGACGAGAGCGACAACCTGAACGACGAGTATATCGTCTTCGAAAACACCGGCGACCAACCGCTCGAGCTCGCCGGCTGGTCGGTCGCCGATGAAGCGGATCACACCTACACGTTCCCGAGCGAGTTCGCGCTCGACCCGGGCGCACAGGTCACCCTCCACACCGGCAGCGGAACGGATTCATCGAGCGGTCTCTACTGGGATTCGGGCCGTGCAATCTGGAACAACGACGGCGATACCGTTACCGTGCGAAACGACAGCGGGACCGTCGTACTCGAGGAGGAATACTAA
- a CDS encoding DUF3006 domain-containing protein, translating to MTPDGIYTAVVDRFEDDLAVLLLEDDGDAVDQAVLDTERLPEDARYVDAVVSVELEDEEVIDITSEERETVERSERAQRRFDELSQRPPSPEDESETS from the coding sequence ATGACACCCGACGGAATCTATACGGCGGTCGTGGACCGGTTTGAGGACGACCTCGCGGTATTGTTGCTCGAGGACGATGGCGACGCGGTCGACCAAGCAGTCCTCGACACGGAGCGACTCCCTGAAGACGCTCGTTACGTCGATGCAGTAGTGAGCGTCGAACTCGAGGACGAAGAAGTGATCGACATCACGTCCGAAGAACGTGAGACGGTGGAGCGCTCTGAGCGAGCCCAACGGCGATTTGACGAGCTATCCCAGCGTCCCCCGTCACCAGAGGACGAGTCAGAGACGTCCTGA
- a CDS encoding PadR family transcriptional regulator, with translation MHDLTGFQRDLLYTIAGQDDPHGLAIKDELENYYEKEIHHGRLYPNLDEVVDKGLVEKGELDQRTNYYTITARGRRELEARREWEDQYVGELLSESE, from the coding sequence ATGCACGATCTCACTGGTTTCCAGCGCGACCTGCTGTATACGATCGCCGGGCAAGACGACCCGCACGGCCTCGCGATCAAAGACGAACTCGAGAACTACTACGAAAAAGAGATCCATCACGGGCGGCTCTATCCGAACCTCGACGAGGTCGTCGACAAGGGCCTCGTCGAGAAAGGCGAACTCGACCAGCGAACGAATTACTACACGATTACGGCTCGCGGTCGGCGTGAACTCGAGGCTCGCCGAGAGTGGGAAGACCAGTACGTCGGCGAGTTGCTTTCCGAATCGGAGTAA
- a CDS encoding VOC family protein — protein sequence MELPRLDHMGVVVDDLDATAAFFFDLGFEREGGGPVEGEWVDEVVGLDGVRVEIVMVRTPDGSGKLELIKFHEPADTEGANPLPANRLGFRHIAIAVDDLNTIVDGLRAKGFDTVGEIRDFEDTYRLCYVRGPEGLIVELAEQIASEGAS from the coding sequence ATGGAGTTGCCGCGCCTCGATCATATGGGTGTTGTTGTCGATGACCTTGACGCTACGGCTGCGTTCTTCTTCGATCTGGGATTCGAGCGCGAGGGCGGCGGGCCGGTCGAGGGTGAGTGGGTGGACGAGGTCGTCGGGCTCGACGGCGTCCGAGTGGAGATCGTGATGGTGCGGACGCCGGACGGCAGCGGCAAGCTGGAACTCATCAAGTTCCATGAGCCGGCTGACACCGAGGGTGCGAACCCCTTACCGGCGAACCGGCTGGGCTTCCGCCACATCGCTATCGCGGTCGATGACCTCAACACGATCGTCGACGGACTGCGAGCCAAAGGCTTCGACACGGTCGGCGAGATCCGTGATTTCGAGGACACGTATCGCCTCTGCTATGTCCGCGGTCCTGAAGGATTGATCGTCGAGCTCGCCGAGCAGATCGCCTCCGAGGGAGCGAGCTAG
- a CDS encoding TRAM domain-containing protein, translated as MGRYHPGKHDSFIKCDTPRCGANNAPEGSAEYETDCWRCGEPLGGKPEPGEKVTVDIVDEKSDGTLVCKTESGFVLFLEEDIAAIEATVRVTTVDETHGEAELIEAGS; from the coding sequence GTGGGACGCTATCATCCAGGGAAACACGACTCGTTCATCAAGTGTGATACGCCTCGATGTGGGGCAAACAATGCCCCAGAAGGGTCTGCAGAATACGAAACGGACTGTTGGCGGTGTGGGGAGCCCCTCGGCGGGAAACCCGAGCCCGGAGAGAAGGTCACCGTCGATATCGTCGATGAGAAATCCGACGGAACGCTCGTCTGCAAAACCGAGAGTGGATTCGTCCTCTTTCTCGAGGAAGACATTGCAGCGATCGAGGCCACGGTTCGCGTTACCACCGTCGATGAGACGCACGGAGAAGCGGAACTCATCGAAGCGGGATCGTAG
- a CDS encoding TATA-box-binding protein, producing the protein MADPKESINIENVVASTGIGQELDLQSVAMDLEGADYDPEQFPGLVYRTQNPKSAALIFRSGKIVCTGAKSTDAVHESLNIVFDELRDLQIQVEADPEIIVQNIVSSADLGRNLNLNAIAIGLGLENIEYEPEQFPGLVYRLDEPKVVALLFGSGKLVITGGKKVEDANQAVDVIVSRLEDLGLLE; encoded by the coding sequence ATGGCTGACCCGAAGGAATCCATCAACATCGAAAACGTGGTGGCGTCGACCGGTATCGGGCAGGAACTCGACCTCCAGAGCGTCGCAATGGACCTCGAGGGGGCCGACTACGACCCCGAACAGTTCCCCGGTCTCGTCTACCGCACCCAGAATCCCAAGTCCGCCGCACTGATCTTCCGTTCGGGGAAGATCGTCTGTACTGGCGCGAAAAGCACTGACGCCGTCCACGAGAGTCTCAATATCGTCTTCGACGAACTTCGTGACCTCCAGATCCAGGTCGAAGCGGATCCAGAGATTATCGTCCAGAACATCGTCAGCAGCGCTGATCTCGGCCGCAACCTCAACCTGAACGCGATCGCCATCGGGCTGGGGCTCGAGAATATCGAATACGAACCGGAGCAGTTCCCCGGACTCGTGTATCGCCTCGATGAGCCGAAAGTCGTTGCCCTCCTCTTTGGCTCCGGGAAACTGGTAATCACCGGCGGGAAGAAGGTGGAAGACGCCAATCAGGCCGTCGACGTGATCGTGAGCCGCCTCGAGGATCTCGGCCTGCTCGAGTAA
- a CDS encoding ABC transporter ATP-binding protein, with the protein MALSTDPSSEKITVRNVSRSYESTQALADVSFSVTEGEFCCIVGPSGCGKTTLLRAIAGLDDPDSGSILVGGDPVTGPGLDRGMVFQEYALFPWRTVRGNIRFGLDRPACDCPDCEARVRELIDLVGLDGFEDAYPKELSGGMKQRVGIARALAVDPEILLMDEPFGSVDARTRDRLHAELLDIWTQTGQTVVFVTHNIDEAVTLADRVVVMDADPGTVQSTISIDLERPRDRTAHDFVDYVARIRNELGSPVDTSH; encoded by the coding sequence ATGGCGCTGAGTACGGATCCGTCCAGCGAGAAGATCACTGTACGGAACGTCAGCAGATCGTACGAGTCGACGCAAGCGCTCGCAGATGTCTCGTTCTCGGTTACGGAGGGTGAGTTCTGCTGTATCGTCGGTCCGTCCGGGTGTGGGAAGACCACGCTGTTGCGGGCAATCGCTGGGCTCGACGACCCGGACAGTGGGTCGATACTGGTCGGCGGAGATCCGGTTACCGGTCCCGGGTTGGACAGGGGAATGGTCTTTCAGGAGTACGCACTGTTCCCCTGGCGAACTGTCCGCGGGAATATCCGGTTTGGCCTCGACCGGCCTGCGTGTGATTGCCCCGACTGCGAGGCACGGGTCCGAGAGTTGATCGACCTGGTGGGGCTCGACGGTTTCGAGGACGCGTATCCGAAGGAACTGTCCGGCGGGATGAAGCAGCGCGTCGGCATCGCTCGTGCCCTCGCCGTCGATCCGGAGATCCTGTTGATGGACGAACCGTTCGGCAGTGTCGACGCTCGGACGCGCGACCGCTTACACGCCGAATTGCTCGATATTTGGACGCAAACCGGACAGACCGTCGTGTTCGTCACGCACAACATCGACGAGGCGGTGACGCTGGCTGATCGCGTGGTCGTCATGGACGCCGACCCAGGAACCGTGCAGTCGACCATCTCTATCGACCTGGAGCGCCCACGTGACCGAACGGCTCACGATTTCGTGGACTACGTCGCGCGAATCAGGAATGAACTCGGAAGTCCAGTTGACACTAGTCACTGA
- a CDS encoding ABC transporter permease, translated as MSCQTDTSSDTVVAARFEGDVRRYLRGLGGLLVFLLVWWVGAMTTQPSYLVPGPVDSVRAFIDLFATPTAIVVPLFGSELVLPTGLAHLAETLFHYVPGLLLGASCGISLGLAMGWNGVLYDWLRPLVRVLRPIPPLAWVVFAIVWFGIHHTGAAFIVFVGAFWINFYGAYGGVEGVSSELTDVASTLGVERDLSMLKLVALPSAAPQVLTGFRTSIGRCWMIVVGAELFGAPGVGYEIINASNNLAMATSVAYMFLISLAFLCMDVGFRLVERRVLVWR; from the coding sequence ATGAGCTGCCAAACCGATACCAGTTCCGACACGGTGGTCGCGGCCAGATTCGAGGGAGACGTACGGAGGTATCTACGCGGTCTTGGCGGTCTGCTCGTGTTCCTCCTCGTCTGGTGGGTCGGCGCGATGACGACCCAGCCGTCGTATTTGGTACCGGGGCCGGTCGATTCGGTGCGCGCGTTCATCGATCTGTTCGCAACGCCAACTGCAATTGTAGTTCCCCTCTTCGGGTCGGAACTGGTACTTCCAACGGGGCTCGCGCACCTCGCAGAGACGTTGTTCCATTACGTTCCTGGCCTCCTCCTCGGAGCTAGCTGTGGGATCTCGCTCGGGTTGGCGATGGGCTGGAACGGAGTGCTCTACGACTGGTTGCGGCCACTCGTCCGAGTACTGCGGCCGATCCCGCCACTGGCGTGGGTCGTCTTCGCGATCGTCTGGTTCGGCATCCATCACACCGGCGCGGCGTTTATCGTCTTCGTCGGCGCGTTCTGGATCAACTTCTATGGAGCGTACGGTGGCGTCGAGGGCGTCTCGAGCGAGTTGACCGACGTCGCGTCGACGCTCGGTGTGGAACGCGATCTCTCGATGCTGAAACTCGTCGCGCTCCCGAGCGCAGCTCCGCAGGTGTTGACGGGGTTCCGGACGAGCATCGGTCGGTGCTGGATGATCGTCGTCGGCGCCGAGTTGTTCGGCGCACCCGGTGTGGGCTACGAGATTATCAACGCCTCGAACAACCTCGCGATGGCGACCAGCGTCGCGTACATGTTCCTGATCAGTCTGGCGTTCCTCTGTATGGACGTCGGGTTCCGGCTCGTCGAACGGAGGGTACTCGTATGGCGCTGA
- a CDS encoding ABC transporter substrate-binding protein: MVQTTRRRLLQGAGASAATVPGMAGCLGRNGGSLESVTVAYIPIYPNMQHYVMEQEGYYDDIPVDVTMEQFSSGPNVVKAFASGDVDVAFFGITPAMILVDKGTEAGILAANSKNGFKIMATTELVDLYEQEGAGAFEHFEQEHGRKIRFGAPPDGSVPDIVLRYWIQEDLDLGEMEAAINKSNVSPAKAVQTIQSSDIDATIIQEPFATIIGQDDDFGELAWSGTVFENHPVTVLFANQQVIDDSEVSQSLVEQHTAATEFTTDSPDAAATDAASVIGSGVSENLATAAMDSQASDFLSDPHAITDQTATMGEFVSNVGNIEEPIAAENLFAFDPYDAIQ; encoded by the coding sequence ATGGTCCAAACCACGCGACGAAGACTGCTCCAGGGGGCAGGCGCAAGTGCGGCTACGGTACCGGGAATGGCAGGTTGTCTGGGTCGAAATGGCGGCTCACTCGAGTCAGTGACTGTCGCGTACATCCCTATTTATCCGAATATGCAGCACTACGTGATGGAACAAGAGGGGTACTACGACGATATCCCCGTAGATGTCACTATGGAACAGTTCAGCTCTGGACCGAACGTCGTCAAGGCCTTCGCCAGCGGAGACGTCGACGTTGCGTTCTTTGGAATTACCCCTGCGATGATACTTGTCGATAAGGGTACCGAAGCCGGTATTCTCGCGGCAAACTCGAAAAATGGCTTCAAGATCATGGCGACAACCGAGCTCGTCGATCTGTACGAACAGGAAGGGGCAGGCGCGTTCGAGCACTTCGAGCAGGAGCACGGCCGCAAGATACGATTCGGTGCCCCTCCGGACGGGAGCGTCCCCGACATCGTGCTTCGGTACTGGATTCAGGAGGACCTCGACCTCGGTGAGATGGAGGCCGCCATCAACAAGTCGAACGTCTCTCCGGCGAAGGCGGTCCAGACGATCCAATCGAGCGACATCGATGCGACGATCATCCAAGAGCCGTTCGCGACGATCATCGGCCAGGATGACGACTTCGGCGAACTCGCTTGGTCCGGGACTGTTTTTGAAAACCATCCGGTCACGGTGCTGTTCGCGAACCAGCAAGTGATCGACGATAGCGAGGTTTCGCAGTCATTGGTCGAACAGCATACGGCGGCAACCGAGTTTACGACGGACTCACCGGATGCAGCCGCTACCGATGCTGCGTCGGTGATCGGGTCCGGAGTGAGCGAGAATCTCGCTACGGCGGCCATGGACTCACAGGCGTCAGATTTCCTCTCGGACCCACACGCGATTACTGACCAAACCGCGACGATGGGTGAGTTCGTCTCGAACGTCGGAAACATCGAGGAACCGATTGCGGCCGAGAACCTGTTCGCGTTCGACCCCTACGACGCTATCCAGTAA
- a CDS encoding nucleotide pyrophosphatase/phosphodiesterase family protein, with amino-acid sequence MTAPTIPETTETAGRTIVLDVVGLQPQHIDADRTPTLESHFPSERVTDLRPPFPAVTVPAQTTLATGRGPGEHGDVSSGEYDRERKTAEFWERDRGGRDRIWETASDEAGLTTGVLNFQHLIGTSADVAVTPSPIEDENNDILEMNCWTNPDGFYDDLREKLGHFPLHNYWGPGANEEGSRWILAAASEAIDRFDPDLLWIYVPHLDYAGQSDGPDSDAFATALETVDDLLETFLADCSDTDRWDETVLTLVSEYGFHEVDRPIFPNRALREAELLETDAGGDADIPDSNAFAMVDHQIAHVYADEGALDAARDALAGLEGIDAVLDDSGKAERGIDHPNAGDLVLVAEPDAWFQYYWWDDRANAPPYATEMDIHAKPGFDPCELFFGDEGLVSLDASRVSGSHGRVDESAFGCFGLGGPAAPELEGDGPVDATDVTPTIVELLGLEGGHSDNLE; translated from the coding sequence ATGACCGCACCCACGATTCCCGAAACGACCGAGACGGCCGGCCGAACGATCGTCCTCGACGTCGTCGGCCTCCAGCCCCAGCACATCGACGCCGACCGTACGCCGACGCTCGAGTCGCACTTCCCGAGCGAACGCGTGACCGACCTCAGGCCACCGTTTCCGGCGGTCACGGTTCCGGCTCAGACCACCCTCGCGACCGGGCGCGGTCCCGGCGAGCACGGCGACGTCTCCAGCGGCGAGTACGACCGCGAGCGAAAAACCGCCGAGTTCTGGGAGCGCGACCGCGGCGGTCGCGATCGGATCTGGGAGACCGCGAGCGACGAGGCCGGGCTGACTACCGGCGTCCTGAACTTCCAGCACCTGATCGGGACGAGCGCCGACGTGGCGGTCACACCGTCGCCGATCGAGGACGAGAACAACGACATCCTCGAGATGAACTGCTGGACGAACCCCGACGGCTTCTACGACGACCTTCGGGAGAAACTGGGACACTTCCCCCTGCACAACTACTGGGGTCCCGGAGCGAACGAAGAGGGGAGCCGCTGGATCCTCGCGGCCGCGAGCGAAGCGATCGACCGGTTCGATCCTGACCTGCTGTGGATTTACGTTCCCCACTTGGATTACGCCGGCCAGAGCGACGGCCCCGACAGCGACGCCTTCGCGACGGCACTCGAGACCGTCGACGATCTCCTCGAGACGTTCCTCGCCGATTGCTCCGACACGGACCGCTGGGACGAGACGGTCCTCACCCTCGTCAGCGAGTACGGGTTTCACGAGGTGGATCGACCGATATTCCCCAACCGCGCGCTACGGGAGGCCGAGTTGCTCGAGACGGACGCGGGCGGCGACGCCGACATCCCCGATTCGAACGCGTTCGCGATGGTCGACCACCAGATCGCACACGTCTACGCTGACGAGGGAGCGCTCGACGCCGCGCGCGATGCGCTCGCGGGGCTCGAGGGGATCGACGCGGTGCTCGACGACTCGGGGAAGGCCGAGCGCGGGATCGACCATCCGAACGCGGGCGACCTCGTCCTCGTGGCGGAGCCCGACGCCTGGTTCCAGTACTACTGGTGGGACGACCGCGCGAACGCGCCGCCGTACGCGACCGAGATGGACATCCACGCCAAACCCGGCTTCGACCCCTGCGAGCTGTTCTTCGGCGACGAGGGGCTCGTCTCGCTGGACGCCTCGCGGGTGAGCGGCTCCCACGGTCGCGTCGACGAATCCGCGTTCGGTTGTTTCGGCCTCGGCGGACCAGCAGCGCCCGAACTCGAGGGCGACGGGCCGGTCGACGCGACGGACGTGACGCCGACGATCGTGGAGTTACTCGGGCTCGAGGGGGGTCACTCCGACAATCTTGAGTGA
- a CDS encoding inositol-3-phosphate synthase, protein MSHGEDPAVDDADRTGVWLVGARGNVATMSIVGARAIARGATDTTGMVTERDPVSSLELPSVEGFVFGGHDIEPESLVAQAERQRDRNGVPDADTLETVRDDLVAIDERIEVGTAVNCGAAVSDDSEQLDETLPIRDVVDQIRDDYETFRDSHDLERLVVVNVASTEPELPEPERYDTRDALERAIDEDDRDLPASVLYAYAAISSGYPFVNFTPSTADALGGVRELAAENEVPHMGRDAKTGETLVKSALAPMFAGRNLRVMSWEGHNILGNKDGLVLEDEENAAGKLSSKGDVLDSILPDIGHNRVRIDYTPSLADWKTAWDYIHFEGFLETEMKMQFTWEGSDSALAAPLVLDLVRLISHADEHGDGGLQPQLASFFKAPIGVDEHDFSRQLDRLYDYAEEHR, encoded by the coding sequence ATGAGTCACGGGGAGGACCCAGCGGTCGACGACGCGGACCGAACGGGCGTCTGGCTCGTCGGCGCGCGCGGGAACGTCGCTACGATGTCGATCGTCGGCGCTCGCGCCATCGCCAGGGGAGCGACGGACACTACCGGGATGGTCACCGAGCGTGACCCGGTCTCGAGCCTCGAGCTCCCGTCAGTCGAGGGATTCGTCTTCGGCGGGCACGACATCGAACCGGAGTCGCTCGTCGCGCAGGCCGAACGCCAGCGCGATCGAAACGGCGTTCCGGACGCCGACACGCTCGAGACGGTTCGAGACGATCTGGTCGCGATCGACGAGCGGATCGAGGTCGGCACGGCGGTCAACTGCGGTGCCGCCGTTTCCGATGACAGCGAACAGCTGGACGAGACCCTGCCGATCCGCGACGTCGTCGATCAGATCCGAGACGACTACGAGACGTTCCGCGATAGCCACGACCTCGAGCGACTCGTCGTCGTCAACGTCGCCTCGACGGAACCCGAACTGCCGGAGCCGGAGCGATACGACACGCGCGACGCGCTCGAGCGAGCGATCGACGAGGACGACCGCGACCTCCCTGCCAGTGTCCTCTACGCCTACGCCGCGATATCCAGCGGGTATCCGTTCGTCAACTTTACACCGAGTACGGCCGACGCGCTCGGGGGAGTCCGCGAACTCGCGGCCGAAAACGAGGTTCCGCATATGGGACGCGACGCGAAGACCGGCGAAACCCTCGTCAAGTCCGCGCTCGCACCTATGTTCGCCGGCCGCAATCTGCGGGTCATGAGCTGGGAAGGTCACAACATCCTCGGCAACAAGGACGGCCTCGTTCTCGAGGACGAGGAAAACGCCGCCGGCAAGCTCTCGAGCAAGGGCGACGTGCTCGATTCGATCCTCCCCGACATCGGCCACAACCGGGTCCGGATCGACTACACGCCTTCCCTGGCCGACTGGAAGACGGCCTGGGACTACATCCACTTCGAGGGCTTCCTCGAGACGGAAATGAAGATGCAGTTCACGTGGGAAGGGTCGGACTCAGCGCTGGCCGCGCCGCTCGTGCTCGATCTGGTGCGGCTGATCTCACACGCCGACGAACACGGCGACGGCGGGCTCCAGCCACAGCTCGCGTCGTTCTTCAAGGCCCCCATCGGCGTCGACGAGCACGACTTCTCCCGGCAGCTGGATCGACTGTACGACTACGCCGAGGAGCATCGCTGA